In the Sulfurovum sp. UBA12169 genome, ATGCCGGATGGATTTGATGCACTGCTTCATATCTCAAAGGTTGCAAAGGAGCATGTCAATAATCTTTCTGAACGCTACCGCGAGGGTGAAGAGATCACTGTTATAGTTATGGAGCAAAAGGGCAAAAAGGTGGAGTTGGCAACACCGGAATTTTTAGCATAAATTTAATTTAATTTTGCTATAATTTCGCCGTTGATACAAAGTGACAAGTAGGGATACGCAAGCCGAACAGACTTTGAAAGACAGTCTAAAGAGACTTAAAACCTATTTAATTGAAGGAATAAATATGAAAAAGTTTTTCTTACTTTTCTTGGCACTCGGTGCTGCTGCATTTGCAGGCGAAGGTGAATCTATGGTACAAGCATACTCAGTAGTTGCTGCTGGTGTTGGTCTTGGTCTTGCTGCTCTTGGCGGTGCTATTGGCATGGGTAATACTGCTGCTGCAACAATTGCAGGTACTGCTAGAAACCCTGGTCTTGGCGGTAAATTGATGACAACAATGTTTATTGCATTGGCGATGATCGAAGCACAAGTTATCTATACTCTTGTTATCGCTCTTATCGCACTTTATGCTAACCCATTTATCGGTTAATCTAAATAAATATTAAGGTTGCGGCGGTATAATCCCGTCACAACTTTTTGATAGTTTACTAAACTATCTAAGTCTACGCGGCAGTGGTGGAACGGTAGACACGCTACCTTGAGGGGGTAGTGCCCTACGGGTGTGGAGGTTCAAATCCTCTCTGCCGCACCATTTAAATTCTATCTAGCTTAGCAAAATCAGGCAAATTATTTTAATACAGCAAGCTACAGTTAAGATGCTAGCGTATGATAAAAATTTTCTATCGCTCCAGAGTTTCCTAAAATGCAAACATATTATCTGCGTGGACTTTATGGGCATTATCTATATCAGTATACTCTATGCCTCTTTTGTTTTACACAGAATCCATCCGAAGTGTTTAATAAAGTTTAAAGTTGGTCTTTTGCCCTTCAAACCTTTTTGCTCAGCGATTCAATATTGTTGCTGTTGCCAAGAACTACCAAGATGTCGCCTGCTTCAAGAATATCGTTTTTCTCAAAAGAGGTGTGCCATTCGCCTTGATGTTTGTAGGCGATGGGTTTGACCTCGAACTCCTCTTTAAATACCGGCGATAGTATAGAGGTTCCAACCCAAAAAGTAGGGACAACCATCTTTGCAAGCTTTATGGTAATAGAGAGATCGATAGTTTCGTAGTGCATATTTTTAACGATTTTTTTGACCAGTTTTTTCGCTGATTCCATCTCTGGATAGATTACTTTAGCGGCACCTAGTTTTGATAATATTTGACCGTGAACTTGCGTAATGGCTTTTGCTACCACAGTTTTTATACCTAGCTCTTTGAGTGCCATAACGGTAAGAATACTTGCTTCAAGATTTTCTCCGATGCTCACTATTGCCATCTCGGCGTCTGCTATGCCTGCTTCATAAAGTGCCTTTGGGTCTGATGAG is a window encoding:
- the atpE gene encoding ATP synthase F0 subunit C gives rise to the protein MKKFFLLFLALGAAAFAGEGESMVQAYSVVAAGVGLGLAALGGAIGMGNTAAATIAGTARNPGLGGKLMTTMFIALAMIEAQVIYTLVIALIALYANPFIG
- a CDS encoding potassium transporter TrkA, whose amino-acid sequence is MTYVVIGLGKFGYHVAKGLSQQGAAVIAIDHDEEKVRNISEFVQDAIILDSSDPKALYEAGIADAEMAIVSIGENLEASILTVMALKELGIKTVVAKAITQVHGQILSKLGAAKVIYPEMESAKKLVKKIVKNMHYETIDLSITIKLAKMVVPTFWVGTSILSPVFKEEFEVKPIAYKHQGEWHTSFEKNDILEAGDILVVLGNSNNIESLSKKV